The window CCGCCGGCGATTCACGGAGTTCCTCGACCACCCGCCCGGCCGGCGGTCGGTAGACGCCACCCTGCTCGTCGGCGTACCACGCCCCGTTGAGCCGACCGAACTCCGCGACGGCGTCGCCGAAGGCTCCCAGTCGCCCCTCGGCCGCCGCGGGGAGCAGCCGCCGGACCGTCAGCGCCGCGAGGGCGTCCGCCACCGACGGGTCCGCCGACTCCACGACCGCGCGCATGCTGTCGTCCTCGTCGCTCCCGTGGCGTCCCTGTTCGGCGTCGGGGAGCGCGAGGACGACGCGCCACTCGGTCGGGAGCGCGTGCCGCGCCAGCACCGCCGGAACGGTCCAGTCGCCCTGCTCGGGCGGCCGGGTGGTGAACCGCTCGGTCGGGTGGCCCGCGTCGACGACGAAGCCGCCACACTCGAACGCGGCGACTCCAACGCCCGACCGGCCGCCCCGGCCCAGCGCGGGCGCGCGTTCCCGGGGGCACACCTTGCGGTCGTGGGCCCGGGCGACGGCTGCCAGCGTCGCCAGCGCCGTCGCCGTCCCACTCCCGAGGCCCGCGTGCCGCGGGAGCGTCGCCTCGACCGCCAGTTCGACTCCTGGAACGCCGAGCAGCTCGCAGGCCGTCGTCGCGTACGCCCGGACCTCGTCGGTATCGACCCCGTCGCCGTTCGCACGACAGGCCACCGTCTCTGCCGGCGTCGCCGAGAGCCGGACCCGCGGCTCCGCGAGTGCCAGCCCGACACCCCCGTAGAGGCGCTCGTGTGCAAGCGAGAGGTTGCCGAAGCCGACGTGGAGCCGCGCGCCAGTCGAGACGGTTGCCCGCATCGTCCGGGCGTGGGCGGCCCGCCGACAAGCGGCTTTCGACCGGCCGGCGTACGGGCAGAACTCGCCCCCTCTCGCGGAACTTAACCCCGTGCGCGACAATCGGCCAGCATGAGCCAGCAACGCCCCCGCCGCACCGAGGACGACGACGCGGTCGGCCCCGACGACGAGAAACCCGAGAACCTGCGGTCACGCGAGGTGACCGAGGGCGCCGAGCGGGCGCCCCACCGCGCGATGTTCCGCGCGATGGGGTTCGACGACGAGGACCTCACCTCCCCGATGGTCGGCG of the Haloglomus salinum genome contains:
- a CDS encoding beta-ribofuranosylaminobenzene 5'-phosphate synthase family protein, with translation MRATVSTGARLHVGFGNLSLAHERLYGGVGLALAEPRVRLSATPAETVACRANGDGVDTDEVRAYATTACELLGVPGVELAVEATLPRHAGLGSGTATALATLAAVARAHDRKVCPRERAPALGRGGRSGVGVAAFECGGFVVDAGHPTERFTTRPPEQGDWTVPAVLARHALPTEWRVVLALPDAEQGRHGSDEDDSMRAVVESADPSVADALAALTVRRLLPAAAEGRLGAFGDAVAEFGRLNGAWYADEQGGVYRPPAGRVVEELRESPAVAGVGQSSWGPAVYALTDADRADDAERAAHAALDAVGSDGDVLVTRPRNEGAAIEVE